From one Lactiplantibacillus paraplantarum genomic stretch:
- the atpE gene encoding F0F1 ATP synthase subunit C: MGAIAAGIAMFGAALGAGIGNGLVISKMLEGMARQPELSGQLRTNMFIGVGLIESMPIISFVVALMVMNK; encoded by the coding sequence ATGGGAGCAATTGCTGCAGGTATTGCTATGTTTGGTGCCGCTTTAGGTGCTGGTATTGGTAACGGTTTGGTTATTTCTAAGATGCTTGAAGGGATGGCCCGTCAACCAGAATTATCTGGTCAATTACGGACTAACATGTTCATCGGTGTTGGGTTGATTGAATCAATGCCTATCATTTCCTTCGTTGTTGCTTTGATGGTTATGAACAAGTAA
- the atpH gene encoding ATP synthase F1 subunit delta, translated as MSLDNLTIASRYSKALFELAVEKDQTEAFLAELKQLRQVFVDNPQLAEVLSGSLLPVDQKQTTLSTLTDHASEYIKNFIQMLYDYGRMSNLVDIVDAFEARFDESRKIVHAEVTSAVKLSDEQADAIAKAFAKRVGANQVVLSRKVDEAIIGGVIVKSNNQTFDGSVALQLTNLRRALINN; from the coding sequence ATGAGTCTTGATAATCTTACAATTGCAAGTCGTTATTCAAAGGCACTCTTTGAACTTGCAGTTGAAAAAGATCAGACCGAAGCATTCCTGGCCGAATTAAAGCAATTACGGCAAGTCTTTGTCGACAACCCGCAATTGGCAGAGGTCCTCTCAGGATCATTGCTTCCGGTTGATCAAAAACAGACAACGTTGTCAACTTTGACTGACCACGCTTCAGAATACATTAAAAACTTTATTCAAATGTTGTATGATTACGGCCGCATGTCGAACTTAGTCGACATTGTTGACGCGTTTGAGGCACGTTTCGATGAGAGTCGCAAAATAGTGCATGCCGAAGTAACGTCTGCGGTCAAGTTGTCAGATGAGCAAGCTGATGCTATCGCAAAGGCATTCGCCAAACGCGTTGGTGCCAATCAGGTTGTTTTGTCACGTAAAGTCGATGAAGCAATCATTGGCGGTGTAATTGTGAAGTCAAATAATCAAACGTTTGATGGTAGCGTTGCGTTACAACTAACGAATTTAAGACGAGCACTCATCAACAATTAG
- the atpF gene encoding F0F1 ATP synthase subunit B, translated as MLSHLIIGASGLYLGDMLFIGISFIVLMALISAVAWKPITKMMADRADKIANDIDSAQKSRQEASDLADQRRDALSHSHAEASEIVADAKKSGEKQRSTIVADAQNEATQYKQNARKDIEQERQDALKNVQSDVADISVAIATKIIKKQLDPEGQQALINSYIEGLGKHES; from the coding sequence ATGCTCTCGCATTTAATTATCGGTGCATCCGGTCTCTACCTTGGTGATATGTTGTTTATTGGGATTAGTTTCATCGTCTTGATGGCGTTGATCTCAGCGGTTGCTTGGAAGCCCATCACGAAAATGATGGCTGATCGGGCAGACAAAATTGCAAATGATATTGATTCAGCGCAAAAATCGCGGCAAGAAGCTAGTGATTTAGCGGATCAACGTCGTGACGCATTGTCACACTCACACGCTGAAGCCAGTGAAATCGTGGCGGATGCGAAGAAGAGTGGCGAGAAGCAACGGTCAACCATCGTTGCCGATGCGCAAAACGAAGCAACGCAGTATAAACAAAACGCACGTAAGGATATTGAACAGGAGCGTCAAGATGCCTTGAAGAACGTCCAATCAGACGTCGCTGACATTTCGGTTGCCATTGCTACGAAGATTATTAAGAAGCAATTGGATCCGGAAGGCCAACAGGCATTAATTAATTCGTATATTGAAGGGTTGGGAAAGCATGAGTCTTGA
- the atpB gene encoding F0F1 ATP synthase subunit A, whose translation MGDPVPTVKFLGLTFNIANDISVIVTCLIVFLFVFLLSRHLTMKPKGGQNVLEWLIEFTNGIVKGSIKGNEAANFGLYAFTLFLFVFIANQLGLFIHVQVGQYTYLKSPTADPIVTLTLSFMTVALAHAAGVRKKGMGGYLKEYTQPFAVFSVINIFEQFTDFLTLGLRLFGNIFAGEMLLTKVADLAKSNGWLSYVYSFPIELLWQGFSVFIGSIQAFVFVTLTSVYISQKVNDEE comes from the coding sequence GTGGGTGATCCAGTTCCTACAGTCAAATTCCTTGGACTGACGTTTAATATCGCGAATGACATTTCAGTAATCGTGACTTGTCTGATTGTGTTCTTGTTTGTCTTTTTACTTTCGCGACATTTAACTATGAAGCCCAAGGGTGGACAAAATGTGCTGGAGTGGCTCATCGAGTTCACGAATGGCATTGTCAAAGGTTCGATTAAGGGGAATGAAGCGGCTAACTTCGGTTTGTACGCATTTACGTTATTCCTCTTCGTCTTCATTGCTAACCAACTTGGATTGTTCATTCATGTTCAGGTCGGGCAGTACACGTATCTGAAGAGTCCAACCGCCGATCCGATTGTGACTTTGACGTTATCGTTTATGACCGTGGCACTTGCGCATGCCGCTGGTGTTCGTAAGAAAGGTATGGGCGGTTATTTGAAAGAATATACGCAGCCTTTCGCGGTATTCTCGGTTATTAACATCTTTGAACAATTTACCGATTTCCTAACTTTAGGGCTTCGGCTGTTCGGGAACATCTTTGCTGGTGAAATGTTACTAACGAAGGTTGCTGATTTGGCAAAGAGTAACGGTTGGTTGAGCTATGTTTACTCATTTCCAATTGAACTCTTATGGCAAGGTTTCTCAGTGTTTATCGGGAGCATTCAAGCGTTCGTGTTCGTAACCTTGACTTCAGTTTATATTTCTCAGAAGGTTAACGACGAGGAATAA
- a CDS encoding solute carrier family 23 protein: protein MAKKAAFHNDEVVLDIHDRPKLGSWLGLSVQHLFSMFGSTVLVPILVGLNPGIALFSSGVGTLMYILITRGKIPAYMGSSFSFIVVMQSLMKTAGYPAIAQGTVAVGCVYLLVSLLVTLIGSDWIDKALPPIVVGPIVMVIGLSLAGTAAKDATINGSSYDIKYFGVAMATMLLTVIFNMYLRGFMSLVPILLGIVCGYIIAVLAGIVDFTGVEKAQWFAMPAFQLPFISYHPGIYWGAILSMAPIAFVTMSEHMGHIMVLNKLTKRNFFKDPGLNHTLAGDGTASIIAGFVGGPPVTSYGENIGVLAITRVHSIYVLGGAAFFAIVFSFVGKLSALIESIPSPVIGGVSFLLFGVIASSGMRILIDNKVDFNQKRNLMIASAILVIGIGNAYLQMGSFQFSGLAVATVLGIAMNLVLPKTAVNEK from the coding sequence ATGATGAAGTCGTATTAGATATTCATGACCGACCGAAATTGGGTAGTTGGTTAGGCCTGTCAGTGCAACATCTGTTCTCAATGTTCGGTTCAACTGTATTGGTCCCAATCTTAGTTGGTTTGAATCCCGGAATTGCACTGTTTAGTTCTGGTGTTGGCACGTTAATGTACATTCTAATTACACGTGGGAAGATTCCGGCGTACATGGGTTCAAGCTTTTCGTTCATCGTGGTGATGCAGTCTTTAATGAAGACGGCGGGGTATCCGGCGATTGCACAAGGGACCGTAGCGGTCGGTTGTGTTTATTTGCTGGTCAGCTTACTAGTCACGCTGATCGGATCTGATTGGATTGATAAAGCATTACCACCCATTGTTGTAGGACCAATTGTTATGGTGATTGGGTTGTCGCTTGCTGGTACGGCGGCCAAAGATGCGACCATTAATGGGAGTAGTTATGATATTAAATACTTTGGTGTGGCCATGGCAACCATGTTATTGACGGTGATCTTCAACATGTATTTACGTGGCTTTATGAGCCTGGTACCGATCTTGTTGGGAATCGTCTGTGGCTATATCATTGCTGTGTTAGCAGGAATTGTTGACTTTACAGGAGTCGAAAAGGCTCAGTGGTTTGCAATGCCCGCCTTTCAATTGCCGTTTATTAGCTACCATCCTGGAATTTACTGGGGTGCCATCTTAAGTATGGCACCGATTGCTTTTGTGACAATGTCGGAGCATATGGGGCACATTATGGTCCTAAATAAGCTGACAAAGCGGAATTTCTTCAAAGATCCTGGCTTGAACCACACGTTAGCTGGTGATGGGACGGCGTCAATTATTGCTGGATTTGTTGGTGGCCCCCCTGTAACGTCTTACGGTGAAAACATTGGCGTGCTGGCTATCACGCGGGTCCATAGCATTTATGTTCTCGGTGGCGCGGCCTTCTTTGCGATTGTTTTCAGCTTTGTTGGTAAACTATCGGCGTTGATTGAAAGTATTCCGTCCCCAGTTATTGGTGGTGTTAGTTTTCTATTATTCGGGGTGATTGCTTCTAGTGGGATGCGAATCTTGATTGATAATAAAGTTGATTTTAACCAAAAGCGCAATTTAATGATTGCATCAGCCATTCTAGTAATTGGAATTGGGAATGCTTACTTACAAATGGGAAGTTTTCAATTTAGTGGTCTAGCAGTTGCGACGGTATTAGGAATTGCGATGAACCTTGTACTGCCAAAGACGGCGGTTAATGAGAAGTAG